CATGACGTGCTGTCGTTTCTGGGCGCCAGTTATTTCCGAGCGGTGGACTCCACGGGCCAGTACGGCCTGTCGGCCCGTGGCCTGGCCATCGATACCTACGCGAAAAAACGCGAGGAATTCCCCGACTTCACGCAGTTCTGGTTCGAAACCCCGGACAAGGACGCCACCCGCTTCGTGGTGTACGCCTTGCTCGACTCGCCAAGCGCCACGGGTGCCTATCGCTTCGATATCGACTGCCAGGCCAACCAGGTGGTAATGGCCATCGACGCCCATATCAATGCGCGTACCGCCATCGAACAACTGGGCATCGCACCAATGACCAGCATGTTCAGTTGCGGCACCCACGAACGTCGGATGTGCGACACCATCCACCCGCAAATCCACGACTCGGACCGCCTGGCGATGTGGCGCGGCAACGGCGAGTGGATCTGCCGTCCGCTGAACAACCCGGCCAAGCTGCAGTTCAACGCGTTTGCCGACAAGGACCCGAAAGGTTTTGGCCTGGTGCAGACCGACCATGAGTTCGCCAGCTACCAGGACACCGTGGACTGGTACAGCAAGCGCCCAAGCCTGTGGGTCGAGCCGACCACTGCTTGGGGCGAAGGCTCCATCGACCTGCTGGAAATCCCTACCACCGGCGAAACCCTGGACAACATCGTGGCCTTCTGGACCCCGAAGACGCCTGTGGCCGCCGGCGACTCGCTCAACTACGGCTACAAGCTGTACTGGAGCGCCCTGCCGCCGGTGAGCACGCCGTTGGCACAGGTCGATGCGACCCGTTCCGGCATGGGCGGCTTCACCGAAGGCTGGGCACCGGGCGAACATTACCCCGAAGTATGGGCCCGTCGTTTTGCCGTGGACTTCAAGGGCGGTGGCCTGGACCGCCTGCCGGCCGGCACCGGGATCGAGCCGGTGGTGACCTGCTCCCACGGCCAGGTGAAGGATTTCAGCGTGCTGGTGCTCGACAACATCAAGGGCTACCGCATCCTGTTTGACTGGTACCCGACCAGCGACAGCGTGGAGCCAGTGGAGCTGCGCCTGTTTATCCGCACCCAGGATCGCACCCTGAGTGAGACCTGGTTGTACCAGTACTTCCCGCCGGCACCGGAGCAGCGCAAGTACACCTGATGCCAATGAATGTGGGAGCAGATCTGCTCCCACATTTTTTTAAGGGTGGCTCAGAACCGCGACACACTCTTCATCGCCCCAATCAGGTACCGCATCGCCACCTGGTCACTCTCGGTCAGCGCACGGTATTGCTCCACCAACTCAGCTTCTTCCAGACTCAACCTGCGGCCACGCAAGGACAACCTGCGGGTAATAAATGACGCCACTGCACCCGCCACACCAAAGGACTTGGCCATGGACTGCTACTCCTGATATCAATCAAACACTCCTGGTGCCCACCACCTGCATCCCGTGAAGCGCAATGCCTCCGTGAACAAACAGACTGACTCCCTGGGCCAGAAATCAGACTTACCCTAAGCGTAGAAACGATCTCGCCAAGCGTGCGTTTTTTTAGAGTAATCACTTAAATAGTTTCATCGGTTATAAATACCTACAGCGCAGTCTCACTGCGCTGCACAGAAAAAACCCACCGGATCAGGGTGGGTTCTGGTGCAGCTTCTGTAGGCTCAATCCCTCAGGTCAGACTCGTGAATCGGCTGGTCGCGATGAGTCGCCCGTTGATACTGCGCCGGCCAGATTGCCTTGCGTCCGCCAAGGTCATCATCGGCATGCAATGGCCAGTACGGATCACGCAACAGTTCCCGGGCCAGGAAGATGATGTCGGCCTGGCAGGTGCGCAAGATGTGCTCGGCCTGGGCCGGTTCGGTGATCATGCCGACGGTGCCGGTGGCGATACCCGACTCTTTACGCACACGTTCGGCGAAGCGGGTCTGGTAGCCAGGGCCGGTGGGGATCTCGGCATTGGCGGCGGTGCCTCCGGAGGATACGTCGATCAAGTCCACGCCGAGGTCTTTCAGGCGGCGCGCCAGTTCCACGGTTTCATCAGGGTTCCAGCCGTCTTCCACCCAGTCGGTGGCCGACACCCGCACAAACAGTGGCAGCTCCTGCGGCCAGGCTGCACGCACGGCCTGGGTCACTTGCAGCACCAGACGGATGCGGTTTTCAAACGAACCACCGTACTGATCCTGACGCTGGTTGCTGATGGGCGAGAGGAACTGATGCAGCAGGTACCCATGGGCGGCGTGGATTTCGACCACCTCGAAACCGGCGGTCAATGCGCGCTTGGCGGCCGCGACAAAGTCGGCGATCACTTGCTGGATCTGCCCTTCATCCAATGGCTTGGGCTGCGTGTGGTTGGGGTCGAAGGCAATCGGCGAAGGTCCCACCGGCACCCAACCGCCGTCGCCCGGTTTGACGCTGCCGTGCTTGCCGATCCACGGCCGATGAGTGCTGGCCTTGCGCCCGGCGTGGGCCAGTTGAATCCCAGCCACTGCACCTTGGGCCGCGATAAACCGAGTGATGCGTTGCAGCGGCTCGATCTGGGCGTCGTTCCACAGTCCAAGGTCCTGGGCAGTGATGCGGCCATCGGCGGTCACGGCGGTGGCTTCGGTAAAAATCAGCCCGGCACCGCCCACGGCACGGCTGCCAAGGTGCACCAGGTGCCAATCATTGGCCAGGCCTTCTTCAGCGGAGTATTGGCACATCGGCGACACCGCTATGCGATTGAGCAGGGTCAATTGGCGCAGGGTATAGGGTTCGAGCAGCTGACTCATGGCGCACCTCTTCTGGTTCTGTGGGCACTGTTCAACAGTGCTTAGAGCCTAGTCGACAACGGTGGATTGCACAGGGTTCAGATCGGAAAGCGGGAGCCGATTGCCGGCTCCCGTGCAGCAACCGCTTACATTTCGACCTGGGTGCCCAGCTCGATCACCCGGTTTACCGGGAGTTTGAAGAAACGCAGGTTACCGTTGGCGTTCTTCAACATGAACGCGAACAAACCTTCGCGCCAACGCGCCATGCCCTTGATGCGCGACGCAATCACCGTCTCGCGACTGAGGAAGTAGGTGGTGCGCATCGGGCTGAAATCCAGGTCATCGAGGTGACACAGCTTCAGCGCCTCGGGCACGTCCGGCTCGTCGGTAAAGCCGAAGTGCAGGATCACACGGAAGAACCCTTCACCGTAGGAATCCACCTCGAAACGCCGTGCAGCAGGTACACGCGGAATATCCTCGTAGACCACCGTCAGCAACACCACTTGCTCATGCAGCACCTGGTTGTGCAGCAGGTTGTGCAACAGCGCGTGGGGCACCGCGTCCGGGCGCGCCGTGAGGAACACCGCCGTACCCTGTACGCGATGGGGCGGTTGCACGCGGATACTGCTGATAAAGATCGGCAGCGGCAGGCCGCCTTCGTCGAGGCGGTCCACCAGCAATTGCTTGCCGCGTTTCCAGGTGGTCATCAGCACAAACAGCACAATCCCCGCCAGTACCGGGAAGGCACCGCCCTGGATGATCTTCGGCACGTTGGCGGCAAAGTACAGGCCGTCCACCAACAGGCAGCAGACCAGAACCGGCACCGCCAGTATCGGCGGCCATTTCCAGAGCAGCAGCATGACCGCCGACACCAGGATCGTGGTCATCAGCATGGTACCGGTTACCGCTACGCCGTAGGCCGACGCCAACGCGTTGGAGGACTCGAAGCCCAACACCAGCAAAATTACCCCGACCATCAGCGACCAGTTCACCGCGCCGATATAGATCTGGCCTTGTTCGGCACTGGAGGTGTGCTGGATATGCATGCGCGGGATGTAACCCAACTGGATCGCCTGGCGCGTCAGCGAGAATGCGCCGGAGATGACCGCCTGGGAGGCAATCACCGTCGCCAGGGTGGACAACACCACCAGCGGGATCAGCGCCCAGCTCGGCGCCAGCAGGTAGAACGGGTTACGTGCGGCTTCCGGGTCGCCGAGCAGCATCGCGCCCTGGCCAAAATAGTTAAGCACCAGCGCGGGGAGCACCAGCATGAACCAGGCGCGTGCGATGGGTTTGCGACCGAAGTGCCCCATGTCGGCGTACAACGCTTCGGCGCCGGTCAGAGCCAGCACGACCGCGCCGAGGATGGCCACGCCAATGCCCGGATGAGCCTCGAAGAAACGCACGGCCCACATTGGATTGATGGCGCTGAGCACTTCAGGATGCAGTGTGATGCCATACACGCCGAGGCCACCCAGCACCAGGAACCACGTCACCATGACCGGCCCGAACAGCTTGCCGATGTGATCGGTACCGTGCTTCTGGATCAGGAACAACGCCACCAGCACCACCAGGGCGATAGGCACGACCCACTTTTCCAGTCCGTCGAAGGCCAACTCCAGCCCCTCAACGGCGGACAATACAGAAATCGCCGGGGTGATCATGCTGTCACCGTAGAACAGCGCCGCCCCGCACAGGCCACACACCACGAGAAAGCTACGCAGCTTCTTGCGCTCCCCCGCCGCCCGTCGCGCCAGTGCAGTAAGGGCCATGATGCCGCCTTCGCCTTGGTTGTCGGCGCGCAGTACAAACAGCATGTACTTGATGGAGACCACCCAGATCAGCGACCAGAAGATCAGCGCCAAAATCCCCAAGACGCCGTCATGGTTGACTTGCACTCCATAACCGCCGTTGAACACCTCTTTAAGGGTGTAGAGCGGGCTGGTCCCGATATCGCCGTAAACCACCCCGACCGCTGCCACCAGCATGCCAATCGGCTTTGCGGTGGAATGCTCGGCGCCTGCCGCCGGACTACTTGCCTGACCCATCAACCACTCCTGCCCTTTGACCTGAGGTCTTTTATAAACAGCGCGTCTAAGCTGACACTAGCATGCGCTGTTTTACTTCTCGTAACAGACGTTTTATTGACCCCGGGGTTTTCCCCGTGCGCAACGGCGCGAAGCATAGCGCAGCACTCGTCGCATTTCCCTGCATAAAGCTGGTCAAGTGCGTTGCCCGTCGCTAGAATTGCGCACTTTTTTGATCAGAGGCACACCAAGTGCCCGTCTACCGCTTTGTCGTGCCCGACTGGCGGCGTCATTCAATACCGAGGTTAGACATGTCCACCACCATCGCAAAAGCCAACCCCAAGGTTGGCTTTTGTTTCCTGGGTTGCCCGAAGGCTCTGGTCGACTCCGAGCGCATCCTCACGCAGCTGCGTATGGAAGGCTATGACGTTGTGTCCACCTACCAGGACGCCGACGTGGTGGTGGTCAACACCTGCGGCTTCATCGACTCGGCCAAGGCGGAGTCCCTGGAAGTGATCGGCGAGGCCATCAAGGAAAACGGCAAGGTCATCGTGACCGGCTGCATGGGTGTGGAAGAAGGCAATATCCGCAACGTGCACCCGAGCGTGCTGGCCGTGACCGGTCCACAGCAGTACGAGCAGGTGGTCAACGCCGTGCACGAAGTGGTGCCGCCGCGTCAGGACCACAACCCGCTGATCGACCTGGTGCCGCCACAGGGCATCAAGCTGACCCCGCGTCACTACGCGTACCTGAAGATTTCCGAAGGCTGCAACCATAGCTGCAGCTTCTGCATCATCCCGTCGATGCGCGGCAAGCTGGTCAGCCGGCCAGTCGGTGATGTGCTGGACGAGGCACAGCGCCTGGTCAAATCCGGCGTGAAAGAGCTACTGGTGATCTCTCAGGACACCAGCGCCTACGGCGTCGACGTGAAATACCGCACGGGTTTCTGGAACGGCGCGCCGGTGAAAACCCGCATGACCGAACTCTGCGAAGCCTTGAGCAGCCTGGGTGTGTGGGTGCGCCTGCACTACGTTTACCCGTACCCGCACGTGGACGAACTGATCCCGTTGATGGCTGCCGGCAAGATCCTGCCGTACCTGGACATTCCGTTCCAGCACGCCAGCCCCAAAGTGCTCAAGGCGATGAAACGCCCAGCCTTTGAAGACAAGACCCTGGCACGCATCAAGAACTGGCGCGAGATCTGCCCAGAGCTGATCATCCGCTCCACCTTCATCGTCGGCTTCCCCGGCGAAACCGAAGAAGACTTCCAGTACCTGCTGGATTGGTTGACCGAAGCACAGCTGGACCGCGTCGGTTGCTTCCAGTATTCGCCGGTTGAAGGCGCACCAGCCAACCTGCTGGACCTGGCCGTAGTGCCAGACGACGTCAAGCAAGACCGTTGGGAGCGCTTCATGGCGCATCAACAGGCGATCAGCTCGGCACGTTTGCAACTGCGCATCGGCAAGGAAATCGAAGTGCTGATCGACGAAGTCGACGAGCAAGGCGCAGTGGGCCGTTGCTTCTTCGATGCGCCGGAGATCGACGGTAACGTGTTTATCGACGATGCCAGCGGTTTGAAGCCAGGCGACAAGGTCTGGTGCACCGTGACGGATGCCGACGAGTACGACTTGTGGGCCGAAAAGCGCGACTAAATCTGTAAAGATTTAAAAAAGCCCCGCCTCTGGACAAGATGCGGGGCTTTTTTAGGTCTATCGTTTTGCCCATCAGCGCACATCAAGGCAAGGGGCAGCGGGCATGCGTCAGCATTCGGTTATCCACACACCTAAAACCAGCGACTACACGCACTTGGCGCAAATCTGGGAAGACTCGGTACGCGCGACCCATGACTTCCTGCCGGACAGCTACATCGTGTTGCTGAAAAACCTGGTGCTGACACGCTATCTGGATTCGGTGATGTTGATCTGCACCAAGGATCTGCGCCAGCGCATCACCGGTTTTGCCGGGGTGGCGGCGGGTAAGGTGGAGATGCTGTTTATCGACCCACAGCACAGGGGCGAAGGCTTGGGCCGGCAATTGCTGCGTTACGCGATTGAGCACATGAATGCCGATGAACTGGACGTCAACGAGCAGAACCCCCAGGCGCTGGGCTTTTACTTCAAGCAAGGGTTCGAGGTGGTCGGACGTACGGAGCATGACGGTCTGGGGCAACCTTATCCGTTGCTGCATATGCGTTTGCGCCAAGTGCAGCAACAAGCTCGACAGGGCTAATTGAAATGGAGCCGGGATTAACCGGCCCCACACAGGTACAATAGCTGCCCCCTTTTGTTACGGCCCTTGTCATGACTGACCCCATACGCCTCTCCAAACGCCTTATCGAACTGGTCGGTTGCTCCCGTCGGGAGGCTGAGCTGTTTATCGAAGGCGGCTGGGTCTCGGTGGACGGTGAAGTGATCGACGAGCCGCAGTTCAAGGTCACCACCCAGAAGGTCGAACTCGACCCAGAAGCCAAGGCCACCGCGCCAGAGCCAGTGACCATCCTGCTGCACGCCCCTGCCGGCGTGGATGCCGAGACCGCGCTGGCCACCATCAGCGCGGAGACCTTGTCCGAAGAACACCGCTTCGGCAAGCGCCCGCTCAAGGGCCACTTCCTGCGCCTGACCGCCAGTGCCGACCTGCAAGCCAAGGCCAGCGGCCTGTTGGTATTTACCCAGGACTGGAAGATCCTGCGCAAGTTGACCGCCGATGCCGCCAAGATCGAGCAGGAATACGTGGTGGAAGTCGAAGGCGACATGGTTGCCCACGGCCTCAACCGCCTCAACCACGGCCTGACGTACAAAGGCAAGGAACTGCCGGCGGTCAAAGCCAGCTGGCAGAACGAAAACCGCCTGCGTTTTGCGCTGAAAAACCCGCAGCCGGGCGTCATCGCACTGTTCTGCGAAGCGGTTGGCCTCAAGGTCATCGCCATTCGCCGCATCCGCATCGGCGGCGTGTCCATCGGCAAAGTGCCGGTCGGCCAATGGCGTTACCTGTCCGGCAAAGAGAAGTTCTAAGCCGCTCCCCTTTTTTCGACACCGCCTGATTCGGCGGTGTCCCCAGTTGAATACCAGGATTGCCCACCATGATTCACAACGACGTACTGCGCAGCGTGCGCTACATGCTCGACATCAGCGACAACAAGATGGTCGAGATCATCAAGCTCGGCGGCATGGACGTAACCAAGGAAGACTTGCTGACCTACCTCAAGAAAGATGAGGAAGAAGGCTTCGTGTTCTGCCCGGATGATGTCATGGCGCACTTCCTCGACGGCCTGGTGATCTTCAAGCGCGGCAAGGACGAAAGCCGTCCACCGCAGCCGATCGAAACCCCAGTAACCAACAACATCATCCTCAAGAAGCTGCGCGTCGCCTTCGAACTGAAAGAAGACGACATGCATGCCATCCTCAAGGCCGCCGAGTTTCCGGTGTCCAAGCCAGAGCTGAGCGCGCTGTTCCGCAAGTTCGGCCACACCAACTACCGCACGTGTGGCGATCAGTTGCTGCGTAATTTCCTCAAGGGCCTGACCTTGCGGGTTCGCACCTAAGCCATGCGTTACAACGTCTCGCCCGTCGGTTTCGTACGTTCCTGTTTCAAGGAGAAGTTCGCCATCCCGCGTCAGCCGCAATTGGCGCCCGCCGCCCGTGGCGTGCTGGAGTTGGTGGCGCCGTTTGACGGCGGCGAGGCAGTGCAGGGCTTGGAGCAAGTCAGCCATGTGTGGCTGCTGTTTCTGTTCCACCAAGCCCTGGAAGACAAGCCACGCCTGAAGGTGCGCCCACCGCGCCTGGGCGGCAATACGTCTATGGGCGTGTTTGCCACCCGTGCGACACACCGGCCCAATGGCATTGGCCAATCGGTGGTGAAGTTGGACAAGGTGGAGCCTGGCAAGCTGTGGATTTCCGGGATCGACCTGCTCGATGGCACGCCGGTGCTGGATATCAAGCCGTATGTGCCGTACGCAGACATCATCGACACCGCCACCAACGACATGGCCAGTGGCGCCCCTACGTTGATTCCCGTGCAGTGGCTGAAGACCGCGCTGCATCAGGCACAAAGCCATGCTCAGCGGCTGGATGAGCCGTTGGTGGCGTTGATTGAGCAGTGCTTGGCGTAAGACCCGCGGCCGGCGTATCAAACGCCTGGGCCTGAGCGTGAGTATGGCGCGCAGTTTTGGGATGTGGATGTGCGGTGGCACTATCCCGAGGCGGGCTGATTTGTGTGCTGGAAGTGCTTCCAGCCGGATAAACACCAGAAACAACTGTGGAGCCGCTTGTTGGGAGCTGGCTTGCCTGCGATAACATCACCTCGATTCAACTGAATAACCGAGGCGTCTGCATCGCAGGCAAGCCAGCTCCCACAAAAGCCAGCTCCCACATTTTTTTGTATCGGTGTTTACTTCTCGACGAACGCACGCTCGATCAAATAGTCACCCGGCTCACGCATGCGTGGCGAAACTTTCAGGCCGAAGCTGTTCAGCACTTCGCTAGTTTCATCCAACATACTTGGGCTACCGCACAGCATGGCGCGGTCGTCCTCAGGGTTGATCGGTGGAAGGCCGATGTCGGTGAACAGCTTGCCGCTGCGCATCAGGTCGGTCAGGCGGCCTTCGTTTTCGAACGGCTCGCGGGTCACGGTCGGGTAGTAGATCAACTTTTCACGCAGGGCTTCACCGAAGAACTCGTTCTGCGGCAGATGCTCGGTGATGAATTCGCGGTAGGCGACTTCGTTGACGTAACGCACGCCGTGGCACAGGATCACTTTTTCAAAGCGCTCGTAGGTTTCCGGGTCCTGGATCACACTCATGAAAGGTGCGAGGCCAGTGCCGGTGCTGAGCAAGTACAGGTGTTTGCCCGGCTTCAAATCGTCAAGCACCAGGGTGCCTGTCGGTTTTTTGCTGATGATGATCTCGTCGCCTTCCTTCAAGTGCTGCAATTGGGAAGTCAGCGGGCCATCCGGGACCTTGATGCTGAAGAACTCCAAATGCTCTTCCCAATTCGGGCTGGCAATGGAGTAAGCGCGCATGAGCGGGCGGCCGTTGGGCTGTTGCAGGCCGATCATCACGAACTGACCGTTCTCGAAGCGCAGGCCCGGATCACGGGTGCACTTGAAGCTGAACAGAGTGTCGTTCCAGTGATGAACACTGAGGACACGCTCGTGGTTCATGTTGCTCATGTACGGGGGACTCCTGGAAATGGGTCTGCGCCACAAAGATAGATGCGCAATTGCACAGCATTCTAATGGCGGCGACAATATCTGTTAACTGGATTATTAAGATAAGGGTTATCGGTTATATCGATATGCGATTTACTCTCCGTCAACTGCAAGTCTTCGTCGCCGTCGCCCAGCAGGAAAGCGTCTCGCGCGCTGCTGGCCTTCTGGCCTTATCTCAATCCGCCGCCAGCACCTCGATCACCGAGCTGGAGCGTCAATCCAGCTGCCAATTATTCGACCGCGCGGGCAAGCGCTTGAGCCTCAACGCCCTTGGTCATCAGTTGCTGCCGCAGGCGGTCGCGCTGCTGGACCAGGCCAAGGAGATCGAGGACCTGCTCAACGGCAAGTCCGGCTTTGGCTCCCTGGCGGTCGGCGCCACCCTGACCATCGGCAACTACCTGGCCACCCTGCTGATCGGCAGCTTCATGCAGCAGCACCCCGAGAGTCAGGTGAAGCTGCATGTACAAAACACTGCTCATATCGTGCACCAAGTTGCTCACTACGAAATTGACCTGGGTCTAATCGAAGGCGACTGCAGCCACCCCGATATCGAGGTACAAACCTGGGTGGAAGATGAACTGGTGGTGTTTTGCGCCCCGCAACATCACCTGGCCAAGCGTGGCGTGGCGAGCATGGACGAGTTGACCCATGAGGCGTGGATCCTGCGGGAACAGGGCTCTGGCACGCGCCTGACGTTCGACCAGGCCATGCGCCATCACCGTAGCGCGCTGAATATCCGGCTGGAGCTGGAGCATACCGAGGCGATCAAACGGGCAGTGGAGTCAGGGTTGGGGATTGGCTGCATTTCACGGCTGGCACTGCGCGATGCATTCCGCCGTGGCAGCCTGGTGCCGGTGGAAACCCCGGACTTGGACCTGGCCCGGCAGTTTTACTTCATCTGGCATAAACAGAAGTACCAGACCTCGGCAATGCGCGAGTTCCTGGAACTGTGCCGCGCCTTCACCGCCGGGGTTCAGCGCAGCGACGAGATCGTGCTGCCGAGCATTGCCTGAGGGCTAGATCAGGATCACGGCCCACACCAGGGTAATCATGGTCAATGCCACAAATTGTGCGGCACTGCCCATGTCCTTGGCGTTTTTGGACAGGGGGTGACGGTCCAGGGAAATCCGGTCAATCGCCGCTTCCACCGCCGAATTAAGCAACTCGACGATCAGGGCCAACAGGCAGACCGCGATCAGCAACGCACGCTCGACCCGGCTGACGTGCAGGAAAAAGCTCAGCGGGATCAGGATGACGTTGAGCAACACCAACTGACGGAATGCCGCCTCGCCGGTAAAAGCTGCACGCAGGCCATCCAGGGAGTAGCCCCTGCATTGAAGATACGTTTGATACCGGTTTGACCCTTGAAAGGCGACATAGACGTAGGCAACTGAACTAAAGGAGTGGGGAAGCTAGATCACGCAAAGTCAAAAAAGCGTGAATCGGTTACATCTTAATGCTGCGAAATTGACTCAAGTTGTTGCAGAAGCAGCGCCGCCTGAGTGCGGGTACGCACGCCCAGCTTGCGAAAAATCGCCGTGACATGAGCCTTGATGGTCGCTTCCGACACGCTCAACTCGTAGGCAATCTGCTTGTTCAGCAACCCTTCGCAGACCATGGTCAGCACACGGAATTGCTGGGGCGTCAGGCTCGCCAGGCCATCACGGGCGGCCTTGGCTTCGTCGGAGACGTTGATTTCTTCAAACGCCTGCGGTGGCCAGGACACATCGCCATCAAGCACGGTTCGCACCGCTTTCTGGATATCTTCCATGGCGCTGGACTTTGGAATGAACCCACTGGCGCCAAACTCCTTGGAGCGCACCACCACGTCGGCTTCTTCCTGAGCCGAGACCATCACGACGGGAATTTGCGGGTATTGCCCGCGCAACAAGACCAGCCCGGAGAAACCATAGGCACCGGGCATGTTCAGGTCGAGCAGCACCAGGTCCCAATCGGATTTTTCGGTAAGGCGGGCTTCCAGCTCGGCAATGCTGGCAACTTCGACCAGGCGCACGTCCGGGCCGAGGCCCAGGGTCACTGCTTGATGCAGAGCGCTGCGAAACAGCGGGTGGTCATCGGCTATCAGGATTTCGTATGTGGCCATTGATTAAATGATCCTGTTTTTTATGGGAACGCTGATGGGTTCAGCGTTCACCAGTACACAAGGCGATGGCCAGGCAGCCATTGCCACAGGGCAAGTCCGACGTCAAAAGCAGTTGAAACGACGTCGAAAATTCACGGTTACGCCCCAATCGGCGCCCAGCATGCCCAGCGTAGCCTGGAGGGTCAAGCACTACGCCAGTGGGCATTTTAGCGGGTTACGCGCATGCGGTGCCATCATGCAAACGTCGTCTGGTTATAGCGCCGGTATATAGGGCGCAAGACGCCGATGCACAGCGTCCTCCACGTCCAGCGGCAACTGGAACTTGGCCGCCAGGTAATGGGTGCTGAAGACGTCGAGGTAGGCATCCAGTACTTCGCTGGCAGTCTCGTCGGAGGCCAGTTCCAGGCACAGGGCGGCGACTTCGGCGGTACAGAAATGGTCATCGCGCTTGGAGCGCCGCAATTTGTAGCGCGACAGTTGCTCAGGGGCCAGGCTCAGTACCGGCAAGTGTTCCAGATACGGGCTTTTGCGGAACATTTTGCGCGCTTCGCTCCAAGTGCCATCAAGCAGGATAAACAACGGGCGCTTGCCCTCCACCACCTGCAC
The Pseudomonas poae DNA segment above includes these coding regions:
- a CDS encoding ferredoxin--NADP reductase — encoded protein: MSNMNHERVLSVHHWNDTLFSFKCTRDPGLRFENGQFVMIGLQQPNGRPLMRAYSIASPNWEEHLEFFSIKVPDGPLTSQLQHLKEGDEIIISKKPTGTLVLDDLKPGKHLYLLSTGTGLAPFMSVIQDPETYERFEKVILCHGVRYVNEVAYREFITEHLPQNEFFGEALREKLIYYPTVTREPFENEGRLTDLMRSGKLFTDIGLPPINPEDDRAMLCGSPSMLDETSEVLNSFGLKVSPRMREPGDYLIERAFVEK
- a CDS encoding RNA-binding protein → MTDPIRLSKRLIELVGCSRREAELFIEGGWVSVDGEVIDEPQFKVTTQKVELDPEAKATAPEPVTILLHAPAGVDAETALATISAETLSEEHRFGKRPLKGHFLRLTASADLQAKASGLLVFTQDWKILRKLTADAAKIEQEYVVEVEGDMVAHGLNRLNHGLTYKGKELPAVKASWQNENRLRFALKNPQPGVIALFCEAVGLKVIAIRRIRIGGVSIGKVPVGQWRYLSGKEKF
- a CDS encoding NADH:flavin oxidoreductase/NADH oxidase; amino-acid sequence: MSQLLEPYTLRQLTLLNRIAVSPMCQYSAEEGLANDWHLVHLGSRAVGGAGLIFTEATAVTADGRITAQDLGLWNDAQIEPLQRITRFIAAQGAVAGIQLAHAGRKASTHRPWIGKHGSVKPGDGGWVPVGPSPIAFDPNHTQPKPLDEGQIQQVIADFVAAAKRALTAGFEVVEIHAAHGYLLHQFLSPISNQRQDQYGGSFENRIRLVLQVTQAVRAAWPQELPLFVRVSATDWVEDGWNPDETVELARRLKDLGVDLIDVSSGGTAANAEIPTGPGYQTRFAERVRKESGIATGTVGMITEPAQAEHILRTCQADIIFLARELLRDPYWPLHADDDLGGRKAIWPAQYQRATHRDQPIHESDLRD
- a CDS encoding glucan biosynthesis protein D → MHRRNLLKASMAIAAYTGLSASGLLAAQAWAGNRAADGKAVSFDFETLKAQAKRLAGTAYKDTKQVLPPTLATMTPQNFNAIGYDGNHSLWKELNGQLDVQFFHVGMGFKTPVRMHSVDPKTREAREVHFRPSLFNYEKTTVDTKQLTGDLGFSGFKLFKAPELDRHDVLSFLGASYFRAVDSTGQYGLSARGLAIDTYAKKREEFPDFTQFWFETPDKDATRFVVYALLDSPSATGAYRFDIDCQANQVVMAIDAHINARTAIEQLGIAPMTSMFSCGTHERRMCDTIHPQIHDSDRLAMWRGNGEWICRPLNNPAKLQFNAFADKDPKGFGLVQTDHEFASYQDTVDWYSKRPSLWVEPTTAWGEGSIDLLEIPTTGETLDNIVAFWTPKTPVAAGDSLNYGYKLYWSALPPVSTPLAQVDATRSGMGGFTEGWAPGEHYPEVWARRFAVDFKGGGLDRLPAGTGIEPVVTCSHGQVKDFSVLVLDNIKGYRILFDWYPTSDSVEPVELRLFIRTQDRTLSETWLYQYFPPAPEQRKYT
- a CDS encoding GNAT family N-acetyltransferase, which codes for MRQHSVIHTPKTSDYTHLAQIWEDSVRATHDFLPDSYIVLLKNLVLTRYLDSVMLICTKDLRQRITGFAGVAAGKVEMLFIDPQHRGEGLGRQLLRYAIEHMNADELDVNEQNPQALGFYFKQGFEVVGRTEHDGLGQPYPLLHMRLRQVQQQARQG
- a CDS encoding potassium transporter Kup, with the translated sequence MGQASSPAAGAEHSTAKPIGMLVAAVGVVYGDIGTSPLYTLKEVFNGGYGVQVNHDGVLGILALIFWSLIWVVSIKYMLFVLRADNQGEGGIMALTALARRAAGERKKLRSFLVVCGLCGAALFYGDSMITPAISVLSAVEGLELAFDGLEKWVVPIALVVLVALFLIQKHGTDHIGKLFGPVMVTWFLVLGGLGVYGITLHPEVLSAINPMWAVRFFEAHPGIGVAILGAVVLALTGAEALYADMGHFGRKPIARAWFMLVLPALVLNYFGQGAMLLGDPEAARNPFYLLAPSWALIPLVVLSTLATVIASQAVISGAFSLTRQAIQLGYIPRMHIQHTSSAEQGQIYIGAVNWSLMVGVILLVLGFESSNALASAYGVAVTGTMLMTTILVSAVMLLLWKWPPILAVPVLVCCLLVDGLYFAANVPKIIQGGAFPVLAGIVLFVLMTTWKRGKQLLVDRLDEGGLPLPIFISSIRVQPPHRVQGTAVFLTARPDAVPHALLHNLLHNQVLHEQVVLLTVVYEDIPRVPAARRFEVDSYGEGFFRVILHFGFTDEPDVPEALKLCHLDDLDFSPMRTTYFLSRETVIASRIKGMARWREGLFAFMLKNANGNLRFFKLPVNRVIELGTQVEM
- the rimO gene encoding 30S ribosomal protein S12 methylthiotransferase RimO: MSTTIAKANPKVGFCFLGCPKALVDSERILTQLRMEGYDVVSTYQDADVVVVNTCGFIDSAKAESLEVIGEAIKENGKVIVTGCMGVEEGNIRNVHPSVLAVTGPQQYEQVVNAVHEVVPPRQDHNPLIDLVPPQGIKLTPRHYAYLKISEGCNHSCSFCIIPSMRGKLVSRPVGDVLDEAQRLVKSGVKELLVISQDTSAYGVDVKYRTGFWNGAPVKTRMTELCEALSSLGVWVRLHYVYPYPHVDELIPLMAAGKILPYLDIPFQHASPKVLKAMKRPAFEDKTLARIKNWREICPELIIRSTFIVGFPGETEEDFQYLLDWLTEAQLDRVGCFQYSPVEGAPANLLDLAVVPDDVKQDRWERFMAHQQAISSARLQLRIGKEIEVLIDEVDEQGAVGRCFFDAPEIDGNVFIDDASGLKPGDKVWCTVTDADEYDLWAEKRD
- a CDS encoding DUF1456 family protein; amino-acid sequence: MIHNDVLRSVRYMLDISDNKMVEIIKLGGMDVTKEDLLTYLKKDEEEGFVFCPDDVMAHFLDGLVIFKRGKDESRPPQPIETPVTNNIILKKLRVAFELKEDDMHAILKAAEFPVSKPELSALFRKFGHTNYRTCGDQLLRNFLKGLTLRVRT